From Asterias amurensis chromosome 3, ASM3211899v1, a single genomic window includes:
- the LOC139935195 gene encoding monocarboxylate transporter 13-like, producing MADSGESSTIRNELRKHQRYLMVYIAFVELFIVMGPLYNYSILFLSFQKEFHTSAALTGWVGSIANAIFGICGPLCAPLILRFGLRTMTLVSSVIFSIGLAATSFVPSLLYAYFTFGILVGVGAGTVVQAVMTLVVHWFPGKSCTRGLAMALVGTSCCVLTFVPLFNTLTSAYGWRNALRIVSGGSLVITLVHGCFIVEPEQVETSKSITEEGGGYKMVETDIGEKDDGDQPRVVTETVGKRIYKLLHQSEAWLWLTAGVLLNIGWTFVAINFASFMEYDLHFTANQISITFVLFAVGEIIGKCCFSAFGGRIPFLKLYCVAAGSLLGGAASGVMILLRTVPLMYTVAALTGLFRSACYTMSFIAGLELFGEYGADIVVMIPNIPYAIGVLIGAPVSGVLYDLTGDYTLSLLVVLATFACSVALMLAIPVRRRIKLTWKKKRRRNNRKVP from the exons atggccgactccGGTGAGTCGAGTACGATTCGCAATGAACTGAGGAAACACCAGCGGTATTTGATGGTATACATCGCCTTTGTGGAGTTGTTCATCGTAATGGGACCTCTTTATAACTACAGTATTTTGTTCTTGAGTTTCCAGAAAGAATTTCACACCAGTGCTGCTCTGACGG GATGGGTTGGGTCAATCGCAAACGCGATCTTCGGTATTTGTGGCCCGTTATGTGCACCTCTTATACTTCGCTTTGGTCTCCGCACAATGACTCTAGTTTCCTCAGTGATTTTTTCAATTGGACTGGCAGCAACGTCATTTGTTCCATCTCTTCTTTATGCATACTTTACGTTTGGGATCTTAGTTGGTGTCGGGGCAGGTACAGTGGTACAAGCCGTGATGACGCTGGTCGTTCACTGGTTCCCAGGAAAGAGCTGCACACGTGGCCTGGCGATGGCCTTAGTGGGTACATCTTGCT GCGTTCTCACATTTGTGCCTCTGTTCAACACGCTTACATCAGCATACGGCTGGCGAAACGCCCTACGCATTGTCAGCGGTGGAAGTTTGGTGATAACTTTAGTTCATGGCTGTTTCATTGTTGAACCGGAACAAGTTGAAACTTCGAAGAGCATCACCGAAGAAGGAGGGGGCTACAAAATGGTGGAGACCGACATTGGGGAGAAGGACGACGGTGATCAGCCACGCGTCGTCACAGAGACTGTAGGGAAGAGAATTTATAAACTTCTTCATCAATCTGAAGCATGGCTATGGCTCACAGCTGGTGTTCTCCTCAACATTGGATGGACTTTTGTCGCCATAAATTTC gcaagtttcatggAGTACGACCTGCACTTCACGGCTAATCAGATTTCAATTACTTTTGTACTCTTTGCTGTCGGTGAAATTATTGGGAAATGTTGCTTCTCTGCCTTCGGAGGTCGTATTCCTTTCCTGAAACTGTACTGTGTAGCTGCCGGTAGCTTACTCGGTGGAGCTGCCTCTGGTGTAATGATACTACTGCGGACAGTTCCCCTTATGTATACAGTCGCAGCAT taACGGGGTTGTTCCGTTCTGCGTGCTATACGATGAGCTTTATAGCTGGCCTGGAACTTTTTGGAGAATATGGTGCAGACATCGTCGTTATGATACCGAACATTCCTTATGCTATCGGTGTCTTAATTGGTGCACCGGTTTCAG gagTTCTTTACGACTTGACCGGAGACTACACACTTAGCTTGCTTGTCGTACTGGCAACATTCGCATGTTCTGTTGCTCTGATGTTGGCAATACCCGTCCGGAGAAGGATTAAATTGAcgtggaaaaaaaaacgaagaaggaACAACCGAAAAGTGCCTTGA